The region gtctccttttgctacctataaataccacctatgTGCATGGAGAaggaaacaacaacaacaatagagacaacaaacactagagtttttcttcttcttttcttctctatattatctttaagacaatgTTATTAATAAGGTTTGGAAATCCTtggctgcactcgatcgatctgacgggttgtcGTATCTTGGGAGGGAAAcgcatatgatttgaaacacatatgattgtgtatttttttagcCCTATGCAAtaggggcgttttctctctaaggataatGATATGCGTGTCTCAACCCAGACTATTTATACTCCTTaccttttatctattatttattattattataataattatggagtctctaattaatattctttgttttatatatatgttttatattattattgatttaataattattattatatcattttatatttttattattattagtattatttgagtaatcattttctaactgTATACCTTTATGGTATTCGAATGAgtctatataaaataaaaacattcaaatcaaataaataaaagaaagatgaaaataagttttgacaaccttttcttaatatataaaaatactcCAAAACAATACATATATTTTGTATGCTCTTACGgttctcaaatttattaattttctcgCCTTTATTTCCCTAAAACTTACCAACAAACCAGTGAAAAGAACTAAAGATTTCATCTACCAACAAGAACAAGATCCAAATCTGTGTACCAATAGAGCTTAGGAACATCTACTCCTATGTGATGATTACATGGTTTCATAAAGACTAGGAGCCAAACGAGGTTTGATGAGAACTTCAAGGGGAGTAACCCTAACAttggtcaattccactgctgcAGTCATATCTATAGGTTCACTTGAGGTTTTTGAGACATCAAAGCAGTGAAGAAAGTTTGCCAAAGTTAAATAAGAACTTCTAAGCCCAAAGGTTATTCCTGGGCATACCCTCCTACCACTTCCAAAAGGAATGAGCTCAAAGTGTTTTCCCTTCACATCCACATCTTTGTGTGTGGTGAGGAACCTCTCAGGCTTGAACTCCAATGGCTCTGGCCAAATGCTAGGGTCTGTTTGGATCTTCCACAAGTTTGTGATCAAACGAGTTCCTTTCTTCACATGGTATTCTCCAAGCTTGCAATCTTCTCTGAATTCACGAGGCGCATTAAGAGGAGTGGGTGGATATAGCCTCAGCGATTCCTTAACAACTGCATGAAGGTACACCAACTTGTTTATATCTGACTCAGTCACAAGTCTCTCTTTCCCAATGTGAGTGTCAATTTCTTCCATCACTTTCTTCAATGTGTGAGGATTGTTCAGCAGCAAAGACAGAGTCCAGATGTTAGTAGCAGAGCTTGTGTCTGTTCCTCCCAAAATCAATGCCTGCAAAAAAAATTGGGTACCAAGTCTTCAAAATTTGTGATTCATCAAGTTATAAACAAAATCTACTAGATAATAACAAATCGAAAAAATTAACGGAGAGATATAATACGAATGAAACATACGTGAATCTAATTTATACATGATATCACCTCCGATCAGACCAACacaaattaatacaaaaatgaaagagaaattgATGATGGCAATCACAAAGTGAAACGCAATAGAAACGCACCATTGCGGTGGCTTTGATGATAGTATCAGAATCAAAGCCATGAATGTTGGTTCCATTGATCTCCGAGAGCATCAATTCCATGAAATCTTCACCTTTGTCACCTTTCTCGGCGTTCAAATTCCTTTTCCTCTTGTGTTCTTCCAACCATTCCGCAACCACAGCATCCAGCTCCTTGAAATTCTCCTTCATGGCCTTCTCATGCCCTCCGAAATCGAACCGCCTCAGCCACGGCACCGCGTCCCCTACGGCGAACACCCCCAACAGCCGCATGTACTCTTTGAACGCCGCCAAACAAATCCGCGCTTCTTCCTCCTCGATCACCGCGGTTTCTCCGAAGTACCTCTTCCCGGCAACCATCCTCAGCACCATGTTGAACGCAACCTCCTTCAGCCACTGCGTCATGTCCACCATGAAAAACTCCTTCTCTGTTTTCCCACGTCTCCACTTGTGGTAAAGCTCTTTCGCCGAGGTTCTCACCTCGGAGATGCGCACGTGCGAGAGCGCCTCGATGCGGTGGTCTGCGAGGAACACGAACGCCACGTTCTTCCTCATGTCGCGCCAAAATTGGCCGTAGGGTGCGAATCCTAGCATGGCGAGGTTGTAGGTCATGTTTTGGCAGGCCACAAGGTAGGGGCGGTAGGACACAGCGACGTCGTTTGTGGTGAAGCACTCTTTCGCCATTTCCCAGTTGCTTATGACTACGGTTTTCACTGTGCCTATCTTGATGCTGAAGATGGGGCCATGGCGGTCCGCCAACTCGCCCAGGAGGTAGTGGGTGGCCGGGGACCGCGCTAGCAGGGGGAGGTGGCCGATGATCGGCCACGCGCCGGGAATTGTTGGTGGTTCTTTGTTTCTGGTGCGGTGGAGCACAAGGAAGAGGTAGAGGAATGGCGGGATTAGAACCAGAAGAGCAACTGTGAGAGGGGAAAGAGTTTGGAGTGACTCCATTTTAGTCACAATATTTCTTTCAAGCTTCTGTAcccatgttatatatatatatatatatatatatatatatatatatatatatatatatatatatatatatatatatatatatatatatatatatatatatatatatatatatttgtatgcGATCACCAATAGAAATACATGCATACTGAAGTTCTGTGCGAGTTTTATaaggtaataaaaaatatttaccaaAAGTATTTATCAaatcaataaaagataaaattgggcaataaaaatgtgtaaaaaaagagaaaaaaactgTTATTAATTGCTGCAATGAATATGTTGTCCTCTTcatgttaataaaaattgagattatCATCACAATCTTTGTTTCTTACTAGGCTTAAAAGTTTTATGGAAAAAATATATcacatatttttatcataataaaatagcTAAAGAAATTCGTCacaatgtatatataaattaaatatgagataaaaaagaaagacataattaataaaaaaaacattaacattatGTTGAATTGAACTTTGAACAGTATaggtcaataaaaaaaaattctaaaaacttATCAGTATCAAAAAACCTTAAAAAGGAAAAGTGATATATTTGGTATTCATTCTTAGAGTGTGTTTGAAACGTggttgaattaattaatttactttGAGAGAAGGAATTGACATATCTAATGCGTATATTAAGTCCATATGATGacagttttaatttaattttacagttttaattaattttttttgtgagtTATACTACAttattttcaatctttttacaagtttttatttatttcaaatacaaagattttagaatatttacattatcattaatattttatttaattcttaatatatttttaaatttttttttatatttacgatattatttaaaattctaaattttatttttatgttttgtaagCAGTCtagaagaaatattttatataatttaggtATTAATGTTACGACTAAGAAATTGTGGGTTTAAAGTAAATTTGCATTAAACGTTCAAAgggaaattttcatttttttaatgcttaaataaattttaattaataaaaagttgttgatttttttttaagtggaCCATTATTAGTATTATAGTGGTGAGAGAGAGTCACATGAAACTCAGGACCAACAATATTTCGTCTTTTTCTAttgaagaacaaataaaatagtgtttttatagataaaagaaattcatcTAAAATGTTTTAACCTCTATTTGTTTCCATGCTTCCACTCAAAtagaaagtaaacaaaaaaaaaatgagaagaaaaacatgaaaaatgatatgtttttgagaaaaagaaaaatccgtAACAAAAGTGAGATGATTTGCAAGaagaaagtttaaatatttaaaatataatagttcttttaaaattattatattataataatataatattcgTGGAAGAGTTTATTTTTCGTTTTGGTAATACAAGAATGGCGTGGACCACACCAAATCAAATGGAGATGTGcaaaaggataaaataataaataatcatttattaataaaagtaaattcatttattaaatttatgttagtaattaatgaaaatcaattatgatgttattaaatttatgatagtaattaatgaaaatcatttatgatgttactaatattttttagtaatctCTGAATCATATCATTTACTCCAACAATTCAAGTATACCATAAAAGAAGTAGGGGTGATCATATGCCCTCCTACCGGGTGAGTCACGATATTAAACCTGATATTGATCCCGCATAAGCCTGCAATCTATGTGGGCCCACCCATTTGtctgtataaaaaaaatttatatttatatatatatatatatatatatatatatatatattagttatttattttttgacttcTGCATGAACGTTCTAAATTTTAACATGAAtgaaaaagacaagtattatgtactTTTTAATGTACTAAAATTTGAATAGTATGTCGTATATATCAAAGTATGTATGTGAATATAATGataatgttgaattatcaatttatcatcaaactttccaaagtctttttttttattttgtgaacttgtttaagtttctaaatttgttgaacattgaaagttttatcatcataagaattttaaaaaaatatataagcaaGCTAGCATGCGAACTTGCACTTATACGGAACAACAAAAGTTTTCAATCCATGTTAAAAATGCAGGGTGAACTAGCCCGACCCGCATTTTATGAATTAAGTGCAAATCGGACCTAAATGAACTAGACTGCATTGTCACCCCTGAAAAGAAGCTCTCACTTTCTCCTTCTAATTCTTTATCCAGCTACATTTGCACATCCGAACAGAGCCTTTATGAgaaacatatattattatatattattatggaacatatataatgtaaaaataattacaattgaaacttaaattcaaattattttagaaaaaaggaTTAAGGCAGGAAGAAAATGTTTTGTAGATTGGGTGACAAAAGAATCAATGTGACTCATTTTGTGATTCATGATTCATAAAAAGGAGTAGGATGGGTTGGTCCACTACCCCGTCAAAGGTTAAAGTAGTAagtatagtttttaattaatttatatatatatatatatatatatatataaatatattaaaaattcatttaattatataaatattttaatctttttaatctttttaattaaaaaaattaaaatgattatttttgaaataaaatatactattaaattataaaataattttatgaaaatataatttttataattttattatgcatactatttttattgtggaaatgattttttattataattaattatttaaattcaaaaaatagttactaacaatttaaaactgaaaaaaaattatgaataattatttgaagtcaaaaaatagttattgaaaagataaaatacaaaaataattgtatatatatgaaagtgaatCCTCTTCATTAATAATCTGTGAAAACACTGTAtgtgttcaatttttttataataataaaaaataaaaaaaatattattattgttattattataattataaaattaagtataaattatttttataatttttttgtaattagcttttatttattttgtagataatattttaattaaaacaaatggttaagtttaaaaaatagtcaaataaaaaaatttaatttaaataaattgttgcTTAAAAggtaatattgataaaataattatattatttttttaaaaaatatttaacaaataaaattgaaaaatagatgTGAACAACAAAAGAACATAAATcccattaaatattatatataggtatagatataaaaataagtatcaATAGTATATAtgttaaactattttattataataaatatttgaatttaatttttattagtattaatgaGTGAAAACACATGCGTTCATGTATGTTCAATTTTTTACgacaataaaaatttattattattgttgttactataattaaaaaatcaaattaaataatcttTATAACTTTATagtaatttcttatttatttataattaaaattggttaattacaaaaaatatagtaaaaaaattggttaaatttaaacaaacgaTCACTTAATggataaaatagataaaataatgattttaattaaaaaaattatttaaagggtaaaaattgaaaaataaatgtgaaccCCAAAAAGGAgaatctcttttatatataggtataaatgaataaagttataatattattattgtactATAGGTATCCGAAATCATCTTGACCTATATACTTGAGGTTATCTCAAGTAGATGATGTGAACGTCTACTTGACATCATATCGATCTAAAATGATCGAGATCATCTCTATTCATATGTAATCGAGATAATTTCGGCCCATATCTACCTGTGATCACCTTAAATAGCCATGAACACCTACTTGATATAATCTCTTTTTGTAATGACTGAGATCACATCGGCTTAGTCACATTGTAATAGTGAGGATCAACTATGATAAAATGAAAgtcaagagttaaaatgtatTAGCAATATCATTAGACCCAATAAGGTGAAGACCCGTAAacctaatataaataatattgttcaCGAGCATTTATTAGAGCATTTAGAGACACGCCCCCTCTCGACTTGGAATGACACCTGGACTTGGAAGCATCTTGACTTGAAGGTTGAAGAGTAAAGAAAAGAGCTTCTTGTGGACTCTTTATAGTGTGCTTTCGATCTTACAAGAATTTTGGAACCTACCACGGGACCGAGATatattttgtgaagaaaaactttcactacaagaaaaattacTATTACCTACTGCAAAAATCTGTTGGTAAGTCACAAAATCTATAGGTAAATCAATTTTAGCCACATAGTATTCAAGGGAAAAAAATTCATAGGTAAACTAATCCTAGCTAACGTTACCTACCAATTAATTCATATGTAAATTACCTACGAATAAATCTATAGGTAATGTGCTTGTCAGCTTTTCTGCTTAGATAAGGTTTCCTAAACTATTTTTATGAATCCAAACTTGTTTTCAACCTTTggttttagttttatataagaATTCTCAGTTCTAAACTATGGTAGTTATGGTAGTCAAACAAAAGCCAATTAGGGGAACCACTACCATACATGCAACACAAcattgcaatcaaatcctaccCATACCAAGACCTTCAAATCAAATGttgcatacatatatatatatatatatatatatatatatatatatatatatatatatataagtactCTATGAACAATAACatcaaaagaataataataaacaaaatcaaattcaaaacaacCCCACTTAATGAAATAGGTAAGCACTAATtgagtaaattttttaaacaaattgacTAATTTTATTAGACAAACATTTATGTGTATCCTTTTAACTACTTGAGTTAGTCTAAAAACTAGGACTCCATAACTCATAGCAAATCAAAgtttaaaccaaaaatataacaaaatgttTCTTAAAAGTCTTACCATGAATCACATTCCATGATAGACTTTTTATGCTTTGTTGAGTTCTCCGACCACCAAGTGAAGCTCTCCGTCCCAGAACAAGAAAGGACAGCAAAATGACATGTCACAAGATTTGATGTTGTATCACATTTAACATTGTATGAGGAggttgtcaggttttacagagggggtttcactggggagaacaacaccaatgagatctgagcctaaccacataagacactgacaccactctcaacccaaaaccttaaggcaatgagtttatgggtctttattcttatatagtgctctactttctcatttttggtcaatgtgggacttagattcacacttggattcctaacaatctcccccttaagggtgagtcccttcaaccacattggtacactccccctccagcgaaagcattcccaaccacgagtactccttttctgtccttttctgtaccgtcgttcttcttaacgggacacgcttacctgacccacactgtcaggaagactttcgatactaggatcATACTGGTACTACACTCGTTTGAGCCGatattaaccatcggctctgataccacttgtcaggttttatAAGGAGAGGgtatcactggggagaacaacaccaatgagatctgagcctaatcacataagacactgacaccactctcaacccaaaaccttaaggcaatgagtttatgggtatttattcttatatagtgctatactttctcatttctggtcaatgtgggacttagactcacacttggattcctaacagaGGTGTACATGTTTCTTTTCTCACGATGAACGTTATGCATACactctaaatttttattattatacttaatgacataaaaaatgaattctaAATAAACATGATTGTTATAAATTCAAATCATAATAGACTAGCCAAAATTGTTCAACAAAATGTGTCATTTATACTTAGtagaaaatccaaacttttaAAGGCAATAACTGAACTGTTTATCATGATCCTAATGCACTATCTTTTATAAGGAATAAGGACTTTTCATAATCTTGCTTTAACTAcctataaaatttgaaaaataaaatacaaaaaatagttcaaaataattaaatatgaaaataaagataaaaaagatcAATTAGGAGCAAGCATGAAACAAAAATGGACTTTTACcatttaatttaactaaataaactatttattgTATCTACAAGAAGTAAGATGACAAGTGTGAGAGACGTCAGTAACACCTCGAACGAGATTACAACACTAGTCCTCCAACTGGAGGCATAAGTAATATGTCCATTGTGTTGGGAGGAAGTCGCAAGCTTCCCTTTGTGGATGACATCATGGAAACCCCATTACTAAGCAACTGGAAGTCTCTAGTTATAGACTGATATGATGGTAGCATAGATCCCTACAAGCACATTGATGTTTGTGTCATCTAAGTCAGCCTGTACACCATGGATGATGTCGTCATGTGTGGGGTTTTCCCCACATCTCTAAAAGGAGAAACTCTGAATTGGTTTACTATCCTTTATCCATAGATTTTTTCAATACTTTAGTGACTCATTTTGGGACACAGTTTGCAACAAGCAAACCTCACCATCTTATCTCCATAACACTTACGAATATAATGCAAGAAAAAAAGCAAAATCTCTATGGGCCTTTATGAAGCGTTTTGGAAATGTGGCTCTCAATATCAGAAATCTGAATCCCAAGGTGGGCTTACTTCATATGGTGACGACTTTGCGACAAGGACCTTTTGCACATGACTTGTGCATGACACCAATTGCAGATCTGGATGGGCTGAGGCAAAGGGCTACAAAGTTCATGGAGCTAGAAGAGTTGAAAGATTTTAGAAATAAGGTAAGGGTCAAGACCATGTCAACAGAAGAGAAGTCATTAGATTGGGATCTAGCCCACAAGGTATACCCCTCTTAATGCTCCCAAATATCGCGTCTTGGAGGAGGTTCTTTAGGTTTATCTATTGGTGACTCCTAGGAAGTCACAAACACCTCAAAATGCTAACATGAGGATGCATTGCCATTATACGACCGATGAGTGTGTAGCCCTTGAGGACAAGATTGAAGAGCTTATCCAAGAGATGATGTTGGTAGTTCACAAGGTGAACCGATCGGGAAGGTTTAATGGCAAGAGAGATGGTCACATGGTTCAAGATCGAGATGAAAGATATAGAGAAGCACCAACCCAATAGGAGGAAAGACACCCAGAGCCTAAACCACGTTCAAAAGGGTTATTAATACCATTTCAGGAGGATTTGCTTGAGGAGGTTCATCAACTTCAACTCGAAAGAGATATCTAAGAGCGATATAGTTCATCAACATTGTATCTAGGTCTGCAATGAGGAGGATGTCTCAGGTAAGACacgagaaatttaattaattaaataaataaataattaataaatgtgggtagtgggagcTTTTATGACAATTAATGTTAGCTTTTATGACGTGAAATAGTACTAGCtaaagtggttgagagtatttagGCATGTTGAAAAGACTTAGGTTTGAGTCCAGTGTATGcaatttgtgtgttattttaattgtttattattttaataataaatgcttgaatatgatgagtgataatacaattttagatttataggaattatcacgaattatgaattggttgaattggttgtgcacttgctttgGGATTGGATGGTTGTGTGCTCGAACCTTGGTAGAcacaaattaaactttctttctgCTAAAATTAGTTGGTATATTCAAGACCTTGCTGGAAGGTGACTAGTCACTAGGCGACTCATGCATTATAGACCAGGTTTCTTGAAATTGCTAGAAACCACCTGGTGGTAATCAGGCCCTGCTAGGCGATGCAAGCTCTTTGGCGTATAACGTGAGTCATGGTGATAATGTTTAAAAGTGTAAGAcctgagaaaattaaatagttatttaaataattatttaattatggcgggtaatagaaacatttaaagcaattaatgtgaggaattatgatgtggaaaagtactagctcaagtggttgaaagtacttggattgtgtgagaggacttgggttcaagtcctatgtgtgccacttggatgttatttaaattatgtgtttttgtgtacttatatattgaatgcgtggtgtgatgataaattcctagaattgtaggagttatcatgaactctggattggttgaatggtttggccttggtttggtatgtgtatgagtgtgggttcaaaccttgttgagaactaaataatttattttttg is a window of Vigna unguiculata cultivar IT97K-499-35 chromosome 4, ASM411807v1, whole genome shotgun sequence DNA encoding:
- the LOC114182469 gene encoding cytochrome P450 82A4-like, with protein sequence MESLQTLSPLTVALLVLIPPFLYLFLVLHRTRNKEPPTIPGAWPIIGHLPLLARSPATHYLLGELADRHGPIFSIKIGTVKTVVISNWEMAKECFTTNDVAVSYRPYLVACQNMTYNLAMLGFAPYGQFWRDMRKNVAFVFLADHRIEALSHVRISEVRTSAKELYHKWRRGKTEKEFFMVDMTQWLKEVAFNMVLRMVAGKRYFGETAVIEEEEARICLAAFKEYMRLLGVFAVGDAVPWLRRFDFGGHEKAMKENFKELDAVVAEWLEEHKRKRNLNAEKGDKGEDFMELMLSEINGTNIHGFDSDTIIKATAMALILGGTDTSSATNIWTLSLLLNNPHTLKKVMEEIDTHIGKERLVTESDINKLVYLHAVVKESLRLYPPTPLNAPREFREDCKLGEYHVKKGTRLITNLWKIQTDPSIWPEPLEFKPERFLTTHKDVDVKGKHFELIPFGSGRRVCPGITFGLRSSYLTLANFLHCFDVSKTSSEPIDMTAAVELTNVRVTPLEVLIKPRLAPSLYETM